The Grus americana isolate bGruAme1 chromosome 5, bGruAme1.mat, whole genome shotgun sequence region AGAGGCGCAGGGCAGGTGtagggatggaggagagagaagggggtGTCGATGCTGAAGGTGACACGTGGCCAGACCACAGATTTTGTTCCTCCAGAAGCTGCCAGCTGGAGGAGATGTCCCCTTCTGTGGCAGCAGTGTTGCACAGAAATTTGTGGGGAAACCCTTCCAGCTATGATTTGCATCCCCCTTCAGGTGGAGTAAAGAGAGAAATTCCATCAAAACCAGGCTCTGCATGGGGAGAGAGCAAGGCTGGAGGCAGCCAGCCTCAGTGCAGCCCACAATTGCCCAGGGAGATGGGTCATGCAAGGCAAAGACAGTGTGTGCTGGTGGCTCTGTGCCTGCAGGAAGGGGGACACGTTGCTCCAATGCAAAGAAATGAggtctggggaggagggagtgaTGGGGCTGACAGGCACGAGTGTGAACGGCAGGTGAACTTCCCTGGGTTTGTAACTGGACCTGTGTTTCTGGCAGAGCCTACTTGGAGATGGAAATGAATCTTTCACAGGACCAGATTCAGAAATACACAGACTGCCTCCAGCTATACGTCAACAGCACAGTCAAAGAGCTGAGGAGACTCTTCCTTGTTCAGGACCTTGTGGATTCTTTAAAAGTAGgattgctttaaatatttttaacccATCTCTAGAGGATCAATCTACATTTCAAAGTACTGCTTCCCATGTTGACAGTGTCTTCACAAAACCTATTTTTGTGTAGCTCTAAATATAAAAGTTGCTCTCCTTTTTGATTTCCAAACTGCTTGTTTCTAGCAGTTTAGAGGTTTGCCAATCTGCATTTGAATTTATTGATATGTAATATAGGAATTATAAAAGTTGCAGGATGAGCTTAGCTTCACTGCAGTTCTAGAAGCATCTCTGCGTTATGCTTTCTATGGCTTTGCCACAAAATAGTGTGTTCCCCTCTAATGCCTCTGTTAATCTGGATTTCCTCTAATAGTGGCATTTACTGCTATGGAGGAAGgtcttctttccctccctgctgagataattatttattttcagcctTACACCCAAGTAGGTGTTCTTCAGAGCGAAGGGAAGATCGTTAAGAGAGCAGACATGGGTTAGGCTCCTAATTActaaagatttttagaaaaatgtacCCATCTCCTAGCCTCCAGAGTTTTCAGTCACTGGGATTATCACTGTGGGGCTGTGATTAACCTGTGTGGGATGACCCCTGCCATCACCAAAATTGGATGCAGAAATCTGCCTGTGCCATGCTCAATGCAGAGTCCTAAATGTATGCAATTAAGCCCTAAATATACGTGAAAGCTCAGCTAAGATGGTGAGAAGCAGTGAACAGCAGAATGGAGAAAGGGGTTTATACACCCAGAAAAAGTACCTAGTTCCTAATGTGCCTTACTTAACAAGTCCCCTTACACATTAGAAAAGGCTAATGTGCTATTATGTTAGCTAGTTAAGTGAACTAATTTCTTCTTATGCTGACACTGGAGGTGATGTAATGATCCATCTTTAATTTAGTTTGCAGTACTAATGTGGCTGCTGACTTACGTGGGAGCCCTCTTCAATGGCTTGACTCTTCTGATAATGGGtaaaaatcaacatttcttttaaaatctacttTTAACTTTAACTCCCTCATAATTTCTGCTTAGACAAAACAGCCTATCCTCGTTGTGCCTTCCCCACAGTTAAACTACcaacttttatttccctttccagtAAATATTCATTATTCCTGTAAATTGTCCCTCCTGCTAGAACTAATTTGTGTTTCATGGTTTTGCAGCTACTAGTCCCAAAGCAATGGGAAATTCCATATTTGGGAGGTTTGAGCAAagttcatttttaatacaaaaatccCTGGTGGATCAGCTGACCAAGTGGCATGATATGCGTTTGTCGCTGTTTGAAGTAGGTCTCTTCTCTGGAGGAATCTGATCAGCAGGAATATAACTGTGtgctctttttctcctcagctgTGGTGTCTATGTTTACTTTCCCCGTTGTATATGACAAGTACCAGGTAAGTCTGCCTACACGGTGTGGTTTGGGTGTCTGGGTGGTTCTGCCTTGTCAATGCTTGATTGACTTGGTCTCATTTTGCTCTTTGCAGGCACAGATTGATCAATACTTGGGACTGGTGCGGACCCACATAAACACTGTTGTGGCAAAGTGAGTTCAGCAGCAGACTTGACCAGAAGTCTTGCTGTGAGGTTGCGGTGCACTGGGGGTGGCTAAAAGCTGGGTGGTCCTGGGGACAACATGCCCTGTGGATGATGTtctccccagctcctggcatGCAGGAGCCTGCAGGCGGGCAGATCCCTGGAGGAACACAGTCCTCAGCTGGGTGTAGACTGAGGCAGAGCTGTGACCCTAcatccttccctctcctgccatTTGGGGGAGCTGCGGACAGAGCAGCCCAACCAGGGACTCATGTCCATACTTTTACCTGGCCAAGACAAACAGGAAGGAATGTGTTAACTCTTTTTCCCACTGACTACCCCAAGCCTGGGTTTTTGCATTCAGGGACTTTGTCCTTTAGCATTAATAATATCATTAATGGACAAAGTGGCAATTAGAACACCACTgtcttacagaaagaaaatacctgGAAGCACCATGATCTTGAGTGTTTCAAACCACCATGGAATGGATGGAAGACCTGGATGAAATTTTTGATGCAGTCTGCTCTAGTTCCTAAAGTGCTGCCTGTATCAAAAGCTTTTGTGGGTTCCCTAAGGGCATGGCGAGGGTCTAAGCATAGTTCTCAACACTTGAGAACTGATGAAGCAGAATGGCTGGACTGGAAGGTAGATCCATACATCTCAGCAGTTTGTATCCGTAGCTTTGCAAAAGTTGGCTGAATAACAAGTATCCAATGGAAGGTTACAAAATGGTGAGGTACAGAGAGCAGGTGACCCACAAGGAGTTGCTGAGGAAACTGGGCTTGTTTAGCCTGGCAAGGAGGGAGGTAAGGAGTGATTTCATAGCAGCTTAAAAGTTCTTGATGGGAAGTTACAAGATGATAgagccaaactcttctcagtAGTGGCAGATGTTATAACAAGGAGCAACAACATAAATCCAGTTTAGGAGGTTGATGTTGGACATTAGGAGAACCTTTTTCACTAGGAGATCAGGacagcactggagcaggctaCACAAGTAGGTGCCAGAACCCCCTTCCTTGGAAGCTTTCAAGATGCAGCAAGGCAAAGCTGTGGCCAACCTGATTTAGCATTGGGGATAGTCCTGCCTCACATAGGAAGTTGATTCAAAGACTTCCAGGGATCCTTTCCAGCCAATATTTGTGTGATTCTGCAAAACCCTTAGCCTTGGGCAGGACTAAAAGTCTGTACTGaaaattctttgtttaaatttcaTTCCTGGCTTCCAATAGACAATAGACCAATAGATAACGGACCATGGTAGAATAATGAAGTGGGGGGAATATCACTGACCATATCCCATGGGTTACATGAACCATCATGCCACTGGGCATTTACAACTAGGGACCTTTGAGAACACATAGCTGGGCATCACCCCATTTGCTTATTGGACTCTGGTCCACCTGTTATGACAACACGCTGAACGTAAGCTAAAGAGATTACACGTGGATAAGACGCCAAGTGGGGATCCACTGGAATGGAATAGCTGTCTGACCATAtaatcctcctttttttttcttctttatttctagGATTCAAGCTAAAATCCCAGGTGCTAAGAGAAAGGCAGAGTAAAGCAGACTTCAAGAATTCGTCAACTACAGTAGTGAATAACAGGGGGAATCTGGAGTGAAACAGCTCTGTTCTTACACTTTACTGCAAATTTAtcgttcttttttttcttgacaccATAATCTTAGAAACATAAACTCGGAAGCAGTGCTTTtcccctgctgcttctgcactTAGAATATTTGCAATCACTTGTGTCAAGCACTAAAGTATAGTAAAGAGAAAAGTGTACTAGATGtgtttttttgtgttgcttATAAAGTGCATGATGGTGAGAGCCTAAATAATAttgaccttttttattttatttttttagtgtttttccttcttctatTGGCATTGCTTCTATAACTTTTAATGTTACATGTGGCTAGGGGCTTTCCTGCTTAGCGCACTGATGCAATAGTTAAAATTGCTTCTACGTCACTGGGTTGCTGGTTGGATTCATCTTTATTAACTATATAGAATTGTAGACTGATGTTTTAGTGTTTTCcagcacaaataaaataaacagtaatCGGTACTTATGGTAATCAGTTTTGTATAactcaaaaaaatgaaaataaaacccagtacTTTTGTCGTAAGGGATTGACAGGCTGATTTACATGTATGGTAACTGGAAAGTTCCAGCATGTTAAATTTATTACAATTTGTATTACATTCTCTGTAGTTCCTAATGGACTTAATTATGGACTCTGAATATTTGCACTTATGTACTTGATACCgaatgcagaaataaatgttacTAAATGTAAAAAGTTCTCCCTCTTGTTGCCACTGGGATTATCTTGACATATGGAAACTAGACACATACCAtgcaaaaagaagcattttctctctctctcctccctgagATCCACACACACTTTGCCCTTACAAAATCACGCAGTCCGACGAGATCATCTGTAGTACGTAGCTCATCTATCAGGTTCACATCTTGATgagtacagaaataaaagaaagagtaTGTGGGTCCAACAggttaattttgaaaatgagcaCATTTAATGTCCCATCCCACTGGTCCCATAAATGTGTTCTTCCCAAGCACCACCAATGCAGTTCTATCCCAGACTGGCCTTTTGCAATGCCAAACCTTAAGCAGGATTTCAAGGCTACATCTCTTGTATACCtggaaatcaaacaaaataaaccttcTGACAGAGTCCAAATATTCTTAAGAGCCTAAATCAATAGAGATCAAGAACCCATTCTTGTCTCCTCCAGCATGACCCTCTCTCAAAACCCACAGCCATCCACTCCAGGCCCTCATTGCCCTGACACACACCTCTCTAACCTATACCCTtcacttctctcttttctcacaCCTGATCTTCCAACCCAACTCCCAGACTCCTTGCAGCCATCCTCATTTTCCGTATATTTGGCAGTAACAGCCTGCAAATGGGCAAGTGTTGCTGAGCAGTTGGGGTGGGTTAATCTTGTGTGTGGAACCGAGTTGGAAGACCATGCTGCTGTGCACCAGAAGCAGAGGACTTTAGCCAGGGCTTGGATTGCTTGTGCTGCCCATGGCCACCATCACCTTACGGGGatcacagcagcattttccatGACACCTTTGTACATGGAAATTTGGAAAAAGCCATCATGCCCAAAGCTCCCATGAGCCTTGTTTGCAAACCTCTGCTAACTCACAGTCCTGCTATACAACTTGCAATGACAGAGCCCTTGTGCATATAAGGAGTGAAAGCTTCTGATGACCTTACTGTTCCCTGGTAAGTCTCATTCCACTATGGGGAGGGGTTATACCTCcatcttttttggttttcaaacAAGTGAGGGAAAAGAACAACTCTGagctttatgttttaaaatattttagtgtgaTTACAGTAGAAAGCTAAAGGTACCACAATGACTCACAGGCTGAGCTGTGTTCTGAGGTACACAGGCTGTAAAGCCCTTTTGTTTCTGATCTTCATTTGCATTCAAAGTGAAGAGCAGCTGTAGACACGCTTGGCTGGTAAAAGCTGTAAATTTGTGAGGGTTTCTAGGTAGGTGAAACCTGGGAAGCAGCTCACGCTGCCTGGGTAAAATTGGGGTGGTGGTGAGCTTTAAACCATTGTTGTCTCTTCAATATGTTCCTTTCCAGATGAACCTGGACATCACACCACATCACTAGTGCTTCAGGAGTCAGATTGCCCCCCTGTTGTCTCCAAAGGCTGTTTAAACAAGATATGCAAGAGTATGGATGTTTTGAAGACCCATCTAACCAAGTGAGGTTGTTCAGGTGGTTGTAATTAGGTGTGTGCTAAATACCTTGCCCAAGCAATGTCTTTCAGCCTCTGTCTCTGTCTCGTTTGAGATGCTGATGCTCCCTTTCTGGAGAAGAAGCTGAGAGGTTTCTAAAGTGGATGTCTCAGCTGGGAGGATTGTTTAGATGCAAGGACAGGTCTGGACCAGGCTTTTCCACGGCTGGGAACTGGCTGGCTAATGTAAAGAAGACAGCTGTGTTTTGATCTGCTCAACATGGTGCTGCCTTTCAAGGAAGATAACAGGTCTACCTGCTGTGCTTTGAAAGCCAGCCCAAATGACTGCGCTACTTTGAACTGAAACCAGTTGAACTCTGTCTCGGGGACATGAAATCAGGAGTGGCGTGCTAGTGGGATAAAAAATTTTGTTACAATATCTACGTGTACAAATGTGTCTCTTTTAGGCTCTATggctttaaaatatcttctccaTGGTTTCACCTGTACCTTCCAGAAACATTATAAGCCAGCTCCTAAACTGCTGCCTGTTAAGGAGAGGTTCAATAGTTACTGAAGAGCTCTGTCAGTGCTCTATGTCACTTGAATATCTGTGTACCTTGAAATGAATACTCCATTGGTAGTTTGATGTCAAATGTGAATACTCTCTAACATTGTTGGGTTTGATTCTCTGCTTCTTGGTGCCTCAGCAGTATCCCACTCTTCCTCTAGCCTATATTTGCCCTGAGCTTACTGATCTCTTTTatgcttcctctgctctttaACATTAAGCCAGTGAGAGTAGGATCATAAAACACATCAGTGTCAGGAAAGCCTTGGATTTGGAAGGAGATAAGAATGATATAATATTCTATGAGCAGCTAATCCAATTAAAGAGAGTACGTCTTCTTCCCCATAGCTTTTGCTATCTCCCTGCACGCTTTCAGATGGCAGCTGGCTCCCATCCCTGTCCTGGTGGGTTACAAGTCAGTCAACTGTAAGCTTATCAGCCTTTCCTTCTCCATATGGGCCCAGGGAAATATGTGGCGAGCCCATGTGTTTGCCCAGTGCAGCTTTGCAAACACCAAGTGTGATGTATTTCTTCCTGGCTCTTAATACATTCTTTTCTTAGGCACAGAATTAAAAGATGCTTCATCAGTGAACTTGCATGCGAGCTTCCCGGGAAGCCAGGAATCAGTGGAGTGAGGCTGCTGGCATGAAGGAGCCTGGTAAGACTGGCTGGCACGTGCAGCCACTGCGGGACATATGGTATTTGGATAAGGGTGAGACATATCCACTGATAAAAGAGCCAATAGCTGCACTGCCTGAAAACAGAAGGAGGAATGGTTTCTATGCATTTCTGCCAGGCTTTCTTGCTGCTCAGCGCCTTTACAGGAGAGACTGGCAAACCCCTGCTCTCTGCCATGGTAGGGGAAAGATACTGAGGGCAGATGATCCTTCTCCACAGGTACCTGTGGAAATGGGAGGTGACTGTAAGTAGGTACGTGGGATTGACCTGCTTCTCTTAATTTCCTTGTCTTTGGTGTTTGCTCGTAAGTGAACAGTCAGCTCACCGTCTGTTAGTGCTCTCCTCAGGTCAGCATGTAATCCAATTGACTGCAGGCTAGCAAGTCAGCTGCCTATGACTTGCCACTTCTACCACTCTACTTTCTTCTTTGTGTAGGTAGCTGTTATTGGGGGAGGATGAGCTCTGTAGAGCCAGAAAGGGCACCTGAGCCCCCTGAACCTGTTGCAAGCCCAGCTATCTTCACCGCCTCTGTAGCTCCCCTAGAAAGAATGCTAATTCTACAAGTATGCCAGATTTATAATCCAGAGGATGTGACTGTGTGTGTGCAAGGCAAGGTAAAGTTACATGGGCAGGCAAGCGTGTGGGTAGACTTGTTCTGTGTACTGCTCTGGCAAGCCCCCGTTGACTGGGATGTGCCCATCTCTGCATTGCCCGTGTTCTCGTTTTCCCTTTCACTTCTGCTCTGCCTCAGCCACAATGCCGGGTGATGCTGAAGGGACCAGGATCAAAGAGGATGGGATAGATCTGCAGAAGGAGTCTatctaagaaaagcaaaaagcaaagtaGCCCTGTGCTGTCATGCTTTCACTGCTTGTCCCTCCCATCTGTCCCTTAACTACCATGTCAGACTCCTTTCTCATGTTCACTGAGTATCAAAGTGATTCAGCCTCAAGGTTGCAATTGATGCCTCCTCATGGCTCTTTTtgtttaagatgaaaaaataattcagtccAGTGAAGCTAATTGTCATTCACAGTAAGGCACGCTCTGCATATATTTCCCTTTATGAGGGAGCTGTAAAGAGGATATAAGttacatttttacttcttttgtaCAGCCCTCTAATTTAACTAAAGTGATGTAAAGTAGCCCAGACCTGTCAAAAAATGTCTATAATGTTTTATAGAggtgacaaaaaaacccaccaaacccacCAACAAAAGAACCCATCCAGGCAGTGGAGTGACTTGAATAGCAGATGTCTTTACACAAAATATCCTTCATTTGCCAAGTTAGACATGAGGCCTAATTTCATTTCTCCTAATTTCACAGTTGCTTGCTTGGAGAAACCACCATCCACCCAATTATTAGCATGTTACACTGAGTGAAAAAGTATCACCTTCAGCACAGGCTAAATGGGATCACTGAACGATTACCAGCAGAACATCAGCTTAACTTGTCAGTTATCAGAAAATTTGCAGCACTGAATTAGGAAGCTGTGGGGCTGTAACCTTCTCAGGTTACAGAGAGGAAGCACCTCTTTTATTCCTTCTAGTCAGAAATTTTGAAGTCCTGGAAAGCTTTCTCAGCGCTCTCTCTACTTGAAAACTAGACAATTTACaactttttcagctgaaatataGAGCTGTGATGAACTACAGAAAGCCAAACTATCAAAAAGTATACTCCAATTTTTCAtgtcagcttaaaaaaaaaaacttaaggAGTATAAAATTCCGATAGTAGTATTGTCACTTTCGAACACCAGACTTTCAGAAATaagattaaattttaattctgaCATCAGGATAAAATCAAGAATCTCTCTTAGTCTCAAGTATTTTATCTCGCCCACTTTCCCAACAGCAATCACAAGTCTGTGACTCACATACTATACCAATAgtgcaaattaaaagaaaacatggttTCTACTGCCATTTAGCCAAAGGTACTCCTACAGCTCTCCAGTCACAAGAGACTTGAGTAAGTCTAGAGTGAAATGCTGTGGTCTCTGTTATGCAGGATGAACTATGGTATCACAACTTaagttttgcaaaagaaatcagacagagaagctgctgtAGAGTCATGTACCTGGAGTCTCTGATATGGTGCCATGAGAGAAATTATGAGTGAACCAGATAAAACTTTGATTAATAGAAGATTTTGAGGTGATCTTCAGGAGCAGATGGTAATTGGTAGCATTAAAAGGAGAAGTCGATACTGAAGTTTCCCAAATGTCAGCCATATTTCAACTTttcaaacataaaatgaaaataaataaaataccccAGATGCAGAGGATGGTAATGAGCTTTGCTAAAGATACAAAGTGGTGAAGTATCGGAAGAGACCATTGGGATGCCATATGGAAGGAACTGGATAATCTTGAAGCCCATGAGCAATAAAAATCAGATGAAATTTTGTATCACAAATGCAAAGTTATGTCATGTCCTGGATTGATAACAGAAAATTCTCTTGTTGGCTAGAAGGTGGCtggttaggaaaaaatattgatgaGTAAACCCTGATCGAACACAGTATGAAAGTGCTCAGTGGGGTAAAGAAGTGCTATTAGGGGTGTCCAAGGGAATGTAGGAGCCATTGCAGGAATGGAGTCCAGAAGAGTTTGGCTTCGTTACTCTAGCAAAATGAAGGCGGGAAAGAGGGAATTTAGTTGCTCTTTCCGCATATATTAGGGGTAAACACCAGGAAGGCTAAAAGCTGTTTAAGCTGGTGCTTAATTAAGCTGCTTAATGatgacacaggaaaaaaatttacattctgtggttttgatttggaaattaaaatttattattgttCAGTGAAATTAACACTAGCTCCCAATTACTAATTAGAAACAAGCACTGTGAATCTAAGAATCATTCAAGGTAGGAAACAGATTATGTACAATGCCAATTGCCTTTTTGATAAAATAAGCAGACGGCAATTCCCCAT contains the following coding sequences:
- the RTN1 gene encoding reticulon-1 isoform X2, whose translation is MQASADSTKMDCLWSNWKCQAIDLLYWRDIKQTGIMFGSLLLLLFSLTQFSVVSVVAYLALAGLSATISFRIYKSVLQAVQKTDEGHPFKAYLEMEMNLSQDQIQKYTDCLQLYVNSTVKELRRLFLVQDLVDSLKFAVLMWLLTYVGALFNGLTLLIMAVVSMFTFPVVYDKYQAQIDQYLGLVRTHINTVVAKIQAKIPGAKRKAE